From the genome of Indicator indicator isolate 239-I01 chromosome 17, UM_Iind_1.1, whole genome shotgun sequence, one region includes:
- the LOC128972723 gene encoding TLR adapter interacting with SLC15A4 on the lysosome-like has product MLAEGILTRLIYKESCHQDKPCKSPASRKDQEGIWRQKLVDNVKIKWIAAGHEKLDEISAGSGKVEHRSGPEWRVMKEVPAKDNQMLVKGTVSPALHIPRREQPAEELHLYRSWPCNSIYQNYPDLHIGGDHVGDHTCDSGCVLDHVCEELPSGPLLQSIDIPLGQSPLWKHPEKPSTKFLSADEAEERSMMLCEEPLSNSMLNRYMEAKVAELYKHLFEESLARCGSVTNLLTCSWIRNNLNQISLQISQEQHIEASKAREVLLHSLALFSLHNTASRNSSEFSTPNLQISNPAGVTKNCRMQVMP; this is encoded by the coding sequence ATGTTAGCAGAAGGCATCTTAACGAGGCTCATATATAAAGAAAGCTGTCATCAAGACAAGCCTTGCAAATCTCCTGCATCCAGAAAGGATCAAGAGGGAATCTGGAGGCAGAAACTTGTAGACAATGTAAAAATTAAATGGATTGCTGCTGGACATGAGAAGCTGGATGAGATCTCTGCTGGAAGTGGCAAAGTGGAGCACAGGAGCGGTCCCGAGTGGAGAGTCATGAAAGAGGTACCTGCAAAAGATAACCAAATGCTTGTTAAAGGAACTGTGTCACCAGCTTTACACATCCCCAGAAGAGAGCAACCTGCTGAAGAGCTGCACTTGTATAGATCCTGGCCTTGCAACAGCATCTATCAAAACTATCCTGACCTACATATTGGGGGAGACCATGTGGGGGACCACACATGCGATTCGGGTTGTGTTTTGGACCATGTGTGTGAAGAGCTTCCCAGTGGCCCTCTTTTGCAGTCCATAGATATTCCTCTAGGCCAGTCCCCTCTGTGGAAGCATCCTGAAAAGCCAAGTACAAAGTTCCTCTCTGCAGATGAAGCTGAAGAAAGGAGCATGATGCTCTGTGAGGAGCCTCTTTCAAACTCCATGCTCAACAGGTACATGGAAGCAAAAGTGGCAGAGCTctataaacatttatttgagGAGAGCTTGGCCAGGTGTGGTTCTGTTACAAACCTCCTCACTTGCAGTTGGATAAGGAATAACCTGAACCAGATAAGCCTTCAGATATCCCAGGAGCAGCACATAGAAGCCTCAAAAGCTAGAGAAGTCCTCTTGCACTCCTTAGCTTTGTTTAGCCTGCACAACACCGCCAGCAGAAACAGCTCCGAATTCAGCACTCCAAACCTGCAAATCTCAAACCCAGCAGGTGTGACAAAGAACTGCAGGATGCAGGTGATGCCCTGA